The Daucus carota subsp. sativus chromosome 9, DH1 v3.0, whole genome shotgun sequence genome window below encodes:
- the LOC135149672 gene encoding uncharacterized protein LOC135149672, with the protein MQSILDIASGQLMVSAELNQNGDNAENLSPEQLLSVDSSDAHGIFGEPKVLPRVGDDYQAEIPAVIFGPEYDSYMKKLDDAEKNDHVPLDFQLGLPVPVKWTKNINKENMRDAKQGFYTQSNNAPSLFGSVRETNDQYQGSSYSLVPEVCGDSWNDIEEASFLLGLYIFKKNFVLLERFIGTKKMGDILLYYYSKFYKSSEYNRWSTSRKGKSKKCVSGKSLFSDLRRQEILSRLLSQVSEECQKELIKATKAYEKNDEKNDTSLIDYVFSIKSMVGIETFVEVVSIGKGKRDLTNKVIAPVQIPTGEAFWPRLLASGWHSEQPKKQACVPGAKDTLVFLTPAVEKFSRGLLKGKHYFVSVMEVLVKVGSEPELLEPHAEYDEGEKVEEDGCIEEISDSSSDEPVKKVKNLKTLYDDQQARKPVDIHLSQKQKHNDLDTSTSVRKKYRTVASCYNEEIGSGRSTIPSVLECGHQANVCGSNIYDSNDKNFTPQQPVNFPNTSADISVPEQPAILNPRRQSTRNRSPTARALEALVNGDLTESSGRRRKD; encoded by the exons ATGCAGTCCATTTTGGATATAGCTAGTGGCCAGTTG ATGGTGTCAGCTGAACTAAATCAGAATGGGGATAATGCTGAGAACCTATCTCCTGAGCAGTTGCTTTCTGTAGATTCTTCTGATGCACATGGTATCTTCGGGGAACCAAAAGTGCTTCCCCGTGTTGGTGATGACTACCAGGCTGAAATTCCTGCTGTTATCTTTGGACCTGAGTATGATAGCTATATGAAGAAGCTGGATGATGCTGAAAAGAACGATCACGTTCCCTTGGATTTTCAGCTGGGATTGCCGGTCCCAGTCAAGTGGACCAAAAATATCAACAAAGAGAATATGAGAGATGCAAAGCAAGGATTTTATACTCAATCAAATAATGCACCTTCGCTATTTGGAAGCGTCAGAGAGACAAACGATCAATACCAAGGGTCCTCTTATTCTTTGGTTCCTGAGGTTTGTGGTGATTCTTGGAATGATATTGAAGAAGCAAGTTTTCTTCTAGGTTTATATATCTTTAAGAAGAACTTTGTGCTGTTGGAAAGGTTTATCGGAACTAAAAAGATGGGGGATATATTGCTATATTActactcaaaattttataagtCCTCTGAGTACAATAGATGGTCAACATCCCGCAAAGGGAAAAGTAAAAAGTGTGTATCTGGCAAATCGCTATTTAGTGATTTGAGGCGACAGGAAATACTATCTCGTCTGCTTTCCCAGGTGTCCGAGGAATGCCAGAAAGAACTAATAAAG GCCACCAAAGCATATGAGAAGAACGATGAGAAGAACGATACATCACTAATCGATTATGTATTCTCTATAAAGTCCATGGTTGGGATAGAGACTTTTGTTGAAGTAGTTTCCATTGGTAAAGGCAAGAGAGATCTCACAAACAAGGTCATTGCGCCTGTGCAGATACCAACTGGGGAAGCAT TCTGGCCGCGTTTGTTGGCAAGCGGATGGCACTCAGAACAGCCAAAGAAACAGGCTTGTGTTCCAGGTGCAAAGGATACCCTGGTCTTTCTTACGCCTGCTGTTGAGAAGTTTTCAAGAGGATTGCTGAAAGGAAAGCATTATTTTGTCTCTGTTATGGAGGTCTTGGTCAAAGTTGGTTCTGAGCCAGAGCTTCTCGAGCCTCACGCTGAATATGATGAAGGAGAGAAGGTAGAGGAGGATGGCTGCATTGAGGAGATTTCTGACAGCAGTTCCGACGAACCAgtgaaaaaagtcaagaatCTGAAAACTTTGTATGATGACCAGCAGGCAAGGAAGCCAGTGGATATTCACCTGAGCCAAAAGCAGAAGCACAATGATCTTGATACTTCAACTTCAGTTCGAAAAAAGTATAGGACTGTAGCTTCTTGCTATAATGAAGAGATAGGTTCGGGCAGGAGTACTATTCCATCTGTCCTGGAATGTGGTCATCAAGCCAATGTTTGTGGctcaaatatttatgattcaaaTGACAAAAATTTTACTCCACAACAACCTGTAAACTTTCCAAACACCTCTGCAGACATCAGTGTTCCTGAGCAGCCTGCTATCTTAAACCCTCGGAGACAGAGTACTAGGAACAGATCCCCAACGGCAAGAGCACTAGAAGCCCTGGTAAATGGAGATTTGACAGAAAGTTCAGGGAGGAGGCGGAAGGACTGA